One Herbaspirillum rubrisubalbicans genomic window carries:
- the rmuC gene encoding DNA recombination protein RmuC: MTSFEMILAGLIVVGLVLQLLILLRSGQRHDAGGEMEEALLQLKQELQRHQQDTGERIERELRSQVQISAQGTRQELGANFAQLQQTLATQMSSVATLQNKQIDGFAQQLVKLNETNAQQLDHMRQSITLQAQVNREEQAVSLKRFGDTLNQQLSALTESNAQRMAEVRATLEAKIKDLQNDNAQKLEEMRKTVDEKLHATLEQRLGESFKLVSDRLDKVHQGLGEMQQLATGVGDLKRVLTNVKTRGTWGEVQLEILLEQMLTPDQYAKNVETVPASGERVEFAIRLPGAKEDGGQVWMPIDAKFPKEQYERLVDAAERADAEGVATAGRELERAVRGEAKTIAEKYLSPPLTTDFAILFLPTEGLYAEVMRRPGLSDELQRTHRVTIAGPSTLSALLNSLQMGFRTLALEKRSSEVWQVLGAVKTEFGKFGEVLASTKSALERVAKNIDQAETRTRQMTRKLKAVEALPVENAQKLLGTGELDLGEDAEGV, encoded by the coding sequence ATGACGAGTTTCGAAATGATCCTGGCCGGCCTGATCGTGGTCGGCCTCGTATTGCAACTGCTGATCCTGCTGCGCTCGGGCCAGCGCCATGACGCTGGTGGCGAGATGGAAGAAGCGCTGCTGCAGCTCAAGCAGGAATTGCAGCGCCACCAGCAGGACACCGGCGAGCGCATCGAGCGCGAGTTGCGCAGCCAGGTGCAGATCAGTGCCCAGGGTACGCGCCAGGAACTGGGTGCCAACTTCGCCCAGTTGCAGCAGACCCTGGCCACGCAGATGTCCAGCGTGGCTACCTTGCAGAACAAGCAGATCGACGGCTTTGCCCAGCAACTGGTCAAGTTGAACGAGACCAATGCCCAGCAACTGGACCACATGCGCCAGTCCATCACGCTGCAAGCCCAGGTCAATCGCGAAGAGCAGGCGGTCTCGCTCAAGCGCTTCGGCGATACACTCAACCAGCAACTCTCGGCCCTGACCGAATCCAATGCCCAGCGCATGGCCGAAGTGCGCGCCACGCTGGAAGCCAAGATCAAGGACCTGCAGAACGACAATGCGCAAAAGCTGGAAGAAATGCGCAAGACCGTCGATGAAAAACTGCACGCCACCTTGGAACAGCGCCTGGGCGAATCCTTCAAGCTGGTGTCGGATCGTCTCGACAAGGTGCACCAGGGCCTGGGCGAGATGCAGCAACTGGCCACCGGCGTGGGTGACTTGAAGCGCGTGCTGACCAACGTCAAAACGCGCGGCACCTGGGGTGAAGTCCAACTGGAAATCCTGCTGGAACAGATGCTCACGCCCGACCAGTACGCCAAGAACGTCGAGACCGTGCCCGCCAGTGGCGAGCGCGTGGAATTCGCCATCCGCCTGCCGGGGGCCAAGGAGGATGGCGGCCAGGTGTGGATGCCGATCGATGCCAAATTCCCCAAGGAACAGTACGAGCGCTTGGTCGATGCGGCCGAGCGCGCCGATGCCGAGGGCGTGGCCACGGCGGGGCGCGAGCTGGAACGCGCCGTGCGCGGCGAGGCCAAAACGATTGCCGAGAAATACCTGTCGCCCCCGCTGACGACCGATTTCGCCATCCTGTTCCTGCCCACCGAAGGCCTGTATGCCGAGGTGATGCGCCGGCCGGGTTTGTCTGACGAGCTGCAGCGCACCCACCGGGTCACCATTGCCGGGCCGTCCACCTTGTCGGCGCTGCTCAACAGCTTGCAGATGGGGTTCCGCACGCTGGCGCTGGAAAAGCGCTCCTCAGAGGTCTGGCAAGTGCTGGGCGCGGTCAAGACCGAGTTCGGCAAGTTCGGCGAAGTGCTGGCTTCGACCAAGAGCGCGCTGGAGCGGGTGGCCAAGAACATCGACCAGGCCGAGACCCGCACCCGCCAGATGACCCGCAAGCTCAAGGCGGTGGAGGCGCTGCCAGTGGAGAATGCGCAGAAGCTGCTGGGCACGGGTGAGCTGGATCTGGGGGAGGATGCCGAGGGCGTTTGA
- the moaA gene encoding GTP 3',8-cyclase MoaA: MNKRVIPIVAARPAPFASKAGTVTPLAVQPSGWLSDSLGRPLHDLRISVTDRCNFRCVYCMPKDVFDKQYQFLPHSDLLSFEELARVAAQFVAHGVRKIRLTGGEPLLRKNIETLIALLAALRTPDGQAIDLTLTTNGTLLKQKAQALKDAGLQRVTVSLDSLDDASFRRMNDVDFPVARVLEGIEAAHAAGLGPIKINMVVKKGVNDDQILPMARYFKGTPTILRFIEYMDVGSSNGWRMDEVLPSREVVRRISAELPLQALDPNYTGETAERWRYVDGSGEIGVISSVTQAFCQDCSRARLSTEGKVYTCLFASQGHDLRSIVRNGGSDAEIAGAIAALWGQRGDRYSELRSAMQATPARKVEMSYIGG; this comes from the coding sequence ATGAACAAACGCGTCATCCCCATCGTCGCTGCCCGGCCCGCGCCCTTCGCCAGCAAGGCAGGCACCGTGACGCCACTGGCGGTGCAGCCCAGCGGCTGGCTGAGTGACAGCCTGGGGCGTCCCCTGCATGACCTGCGCATCTCGGTCACCGACCGCTGCAATTTCCGCTGCGTCTACTGTATGCCCAAGGATGTCTTCGACAAGCAATACCAGTTCCTGCCGCATTCTGACCTGCTGAGCTTTGAAGAACTGGCCCGCGTGGCCGCGCAGTTCGTGGCCCATGGCGTGCGCAAGATTCGCCTGACCGGTGGCGAGCCGCTGCTGCGCAAGAACATCGAAACCCTGATCGCCCTGCTGGCTGCCCTGCGCACGCCCGACGGCCAAGCCATCGACCTGACCCTGACCACCAACGGCACCCTGTTGAAGCAAAAGGCCCAGGCGCTCAAGGACGCCGGCCTGCAACGCGTGACGGTGTCGCTGGATTCGCTGGACGACGCCAGTTTTCGCCGCATGAATGACGTCGATTTCCCGGTGGCGCGCGTGCTGGAAGGTATCGAGGCCGCCCATGCGGCCGGGCTGGGGCCGATCAAGATCAACATGGTGGTCAAGAAAGGCGTCAACGACGATCAGATCCTGCCCATGGCGCGCTACTTCAAGGGAACGCCGACCATCCTGCGCTTCATCGAATACATGGACGTGGGTTCCTCCAACGGCTGGCGCATGGATGAAGTGCTGCCCTCGCGCGAGGTGGTGCGCCGCATTTCAGCCGAGCTGCCCTTGCAGGCGCTGGACCCCAACTACACCGGCGAAACCGCCGAACGCTGGCGCTATGTCGATGGCAGCGGCGAGATCGGCGTCATCTCCAGCGTGACCCAGGCCTTCTGCCAGGATTGCTCGCGTGCGCGCCTGTCCACCGAGGGCAAGGTCTATACCTGCCTGTTCGCCAGCCAAGGGCATGATCTGCGCAGCATCGTGCGCAACGGCGGCAGCGATGCCGAGATCGCCGGCGCCATCGCGGCCCTGTGGGGTCAGCGTGGCGACCGCTATTCCGAACTGCGCAGCGCCATGCAGGCCACGCCGGCGCGCAAGGTCGAGATGTCCTATATCGGCGGCTAG
- the mobA gene encoding molybdenum cofactor guanylyltransferase MobA, with protein MDSPTLLTASHITGLVLAGGRGTRMGGVDKGLQLLHGKPLVQHVLERLAPQVGTLAINANRSQLQYARFGYPVWHDLQSDYPGPLAGLQCGLAHCTTPLLASAPCDSPLIPFDLVAHLAEAMAAAGAEAAIAVTDDGQRRQRHPVCSLLRSATRSSLDAFLAAGERKMERWFATLACVEVEFPDARAFSNINTGPELQRLEEEQ; from the coding sequence ATGGATTCCCCTACCCTCTTGACTGCCAGCCACATCACCGGCCTGGTGCTGGCCGGTGGTCGCGGCACGCGCATGGGCGGCGTGGACAAGGGCTTGCAACTGCTGCACGGCAAGCCACTGGTGCAACACGTCCTGGAACGGCTGGCGCCGCAGGTCGGTACCCTGGCCATCAACGCCAACCGCTCGCAGTTGCAATACGCGCGCTTCGGCTACCCGGTCTGGCATGATCTGCAAAGCGATTACCCCGGCCCGCTGGCCGGCCTGCAATGCGGCTTGGCCCATTGCACCACGCCGCTATTGGCCAGCGCCCCGTGCGACTCACCGCTGATCCCCTTCGACCTGGTGGCGCACCTGGCCGAGGCCATGGCCGCAGCCGGCGCCGAAGCGGCCATCGCAGTCACTGACGATGGCCAGCGACGCCAGCGTCATCCTGTATGCTCCCTGCTGCGCAGCGCCACCCGCAGCTCGCTGGACGCCTTCCTGGCCGCTGGTGAGCGCAAGATGGAACGCTGGTTTGCCACGCTGGCTTGCGTGGAAGTCGAGTTCCCCGACGCGCGCGCCTTCAGCAACATCAACACCGGGCCCGAACTGCAACGGCTCGAAGAAGAACAATGA
- the glp gene encoding gephyrin-like molybdotransferase Glp — protein sequence MTQTKTPATPLTASLHDIVSCISGYDPHAMTVASAQAVIQEFITPIDTVEKLAIRSALSRVLAQDIISRIDVPAHDNSAMDGYALRGAEVAAGQQVRLQIIGAVHAGERFSGTVGPGQCVRIMTGAPMPTGCDTVIPQELTTDADAQAVTLPAGRVRPGDNRRLRGEDLALGSVALPRGRVLRPSDIGLLASLGIAEVPVQRRLRVAFFSTGDELRSVGEPLEPGCVYDSNRYTLHGMLTRLGCDVLDMGVVPDDPAALEAAFRNACEEADAVITSGGVSVGEADYTKQIMASLGEMTFWKIAMRPGRPLAFGRIQSRGRAAYLFGLPGNPVAVTVSFSFFVRDALLRLAGAEPKPLPRLRAKTATAIRKKAGRTEYQRGILAPDDHGTWQVRLTGMQGSGILRSMSDANCIIELEHERGDVAAGEEVAVVLFDGLV from the coding sequence ATGACCCAGACCAAGACACCTGCCACGCCCCTCACCGCCAGCCTGCACGACATCGTCAGTTGCATCAGCGGCTACGATCCCCACGCCATGACCGTGGCCAGCGCGCAAGCCGTGATCCAGGAATTCATCACGCCCATCGACACCGTCGAAAAACTGGCCATCCGCAGCGCCCTCTCGCGGGTGCTAGCGCAAGACATCATCTCGCGCATCGACGTGCCGGCACACGACAACTCGGCCATGGATGGCTACGCCCTGCGCGGCGCAGAGGTGGCCGCGGGACAGCAGGTGCGCCTGCAGATCATCGGCGCGGTCCATGCCGGCGAGCGCTTCAGCGGCACGGTCGGGCCCGGCCAGTGCGTGCGCATCATGACCGGCGCCCCCATGCCGACAGGCTGTGACACGGTGATCCCGCAGGAACTGACGACCGATGCCGATGCCCAGGCCGTGACCCTGCCCGCTGGCCGCGTGCGCCCCGGCGACAACCGCCGCCTGCGTGGCGAAGACCTGGCGCTGGGCAGCGTGGCGCTGCCGCGCGGACGGGTGCTGCGCCCCTCCGACATCGGTTTGCTGGCTTCGCTGGGCATTGCCGAAGTGCCGGTGCAGCGCCGCCTGCGGGTGGCCTTCTTCTCTACCGGTGACGAATTGCGTTCGGTGGGCGAGCCGCTGGAACCGGGCTGCGTCTATGACTCCAACCGCTATACCCTGCACGGCATGTTGACCCGCCTGGGCTGCGACGTGCTGGACATGGGCGTGGTGCCGGACGACCCGGCGGCGCTGGAAGCGGCCTTTCGCAATGCCTGCGAAGAGGCCGATGCGGTCATCACTTCCGGTGGCGTCTCGGTGGGCGAGGCCGACTACACCAAGCAGATCATGGCCAGCCTGGGCGAGATGACGTTCTGGAAAATCGCCATGCGCCCCGGCCGCCCGCTGGCCTTTGGCCGCATCCAGTCACGCGGGCGCGCGGCTTACCTGTTCGGCCTGCCCGGCAATCCGGTGGCGGTGACGGTGAGCTTTTCCTTCTTCGTGCGCGACGCCCTGCTGCGCCTGGCCGGCGCCGAACCCAAGCCGCTGCCGCGCCTGCGCGCCAAGACCGCGACCGCGATCCGCAAGAAAGCCGGTCGTACCGAATACCAGCGCGGCATCCTGGCGCCCGATGACCATGGCACATGGCAAGTACGCCTGACCGGGATGCAAGGCTCGGGCATCCTGCGCTCGATGTCGGATGCCAATTGCATCATCGAACTGGAACACGAACGCGGCGACGTGGCTGCGGGTGAAGAGGTGGCGGTGGTGCTGTTCGATGGACTGGTCTGA